The stretch of DNA TATGAAAGTAATTATCGACAATCCAATTATTACGCTTTCCCGATGCTGTTAGACTTTCAAAAGATGAGGTGAGCAGCGGGTGCTGAACACTAAAAGCAAATTGGTCATTTACTTTTAAGGTTTCGTATATTTTATTTGTAAGCGTAGAGAAGTCTTCAATATAATGAATGGCTAGCTGAGAAACGACAAGGTCGTAAGTGAGTAGCGGAAAGCTGTATTCTTCCATTGTCGAATGAACAATTCTTCTTCTACGATCCTTTAAGTGCTCTGATGCTCGTTCACACATATTTTTAGATCCATCTACTCCAGTATAGGAGCGGCATTGCCTCTTTAATAATTCTAATCCAAGAGAAGCATCTCCACAGCCTAAATCTAAAATCTCATAATCTGTAACATCATCAAGCAGTTCGAATAGTACAGGCTTTTCTATTCTTTCATTCGGACTTTCCTCTCGATATCTTCTCGCTATATATTGTTCAAAGAAACGATCCTGATCGTATGCAGATGATCCTTTATATTCCAACTAATCTCCTCCAAT from Cytobacillus dafuensis encodes:
- a CDS encoding class I SAM-dependent methyltransferase, which translates into the protein MEYKGSSAYDQDRFFEQYIARRYREESPNERIEKPVLFELLDDVTDYEILDLGCGDASLGLELLKRQCRSYTGVDGSKNMCERASEHLKDRRRRIVHSTMEEYSFPLLTYDLVVSQLAIHYIEDFSTLTNKIYETLKVNDQFAFSVQHPLLTSSFESLTASGKRNNWIVDNYFHSGKRVEPWIGENVVKYHRTIEEYFSILKRNGFIIDDLREAAPQKDHFKDIEEYERRMRIPLFLLFSCRKPC